The sequence CTGAAGATGCTCAGATTTCACTCCTTTTCCGGTATTGTATCGCTTCGGCAATGTGCTCGACGCGGATAGTTGGGCTTTGCGCAAGATCGGCAATGGTACGCGCGACTTTAAGAATGTGATGATAGCTTCGCGCCGAAAGCTTCATGCGCGTTACTGCATCTTTCAAAAGCGCCTCGCCCTTCTCGTCTACTTTGCAGAATTCTTTGAGGTCCTTCACGCCCATCTCGGCATTGGTGAGGATGGATTTATCTTTGAAGCGCTCTTTTTGCATTGCGCGCGCTGATTCTACGCGGGCGCGAATGGCCGAAGATTCCTCCGCAACTTTTTCGCTTGCTAGCTTTTCATATTTAAGGCGTGGGACTTCAACGTGCAGGTCAATGCGGTCAAGCAAGGGCCCAGAAATTTTCCGCTGGTATTTTAGGATGCTCGTTGCGGGGCAGGCGCATTCTTTTTCGGGGTCCGACGCATTTCCGCAGGGACACGGATTCATTGCCGCAACCAAGGTGAAACGGGCCGGAAAACTTATCGCGCCCTGCGCCCGGCTTATCGTGACTCGTCCTTCCTCAAGCGGTTGACGCAAATTTTCGAGCACCGAGCGCCCGAATTCTGGAAATTCGTCGAGAAACAAAATACCGCGGTGCGCGAGCGTGATCTCGCCCGGTCTAGGATATGTTCCTCCGCCAACGAGCGAGATGCCGGAGGCCGTGTGGTGCGGACTGCGGAAGGGACGGTCAGAAACGACCGATGTACGCGCGTCGAGAAGCCCTGCTATGGAAAATATCTTGGTAACCTCAAGAATTTCCTCTTGAGACATCCGCGGCATAATACCCACCATTGCCTGTGCAAGAAGCGTTTTGCCCGAGCCGGGTGGTCCCTGAAAAAGCACGTTATGTCCTCCGGAGGCCGCAATCTCCAGCGCCCGCTTTGCGTGTTCCTGTCCCTGAATGTAGGCCATGTCGAGAATTTGCCTTTCCCCCGGCATGTTTTCCTGTTCAATACGATCTTTGTCTGCTTCATATCGCTCAAGCACAACCTTTCCCAAAAGATGGTTCACGAGCTCTCCGAGCGTGCGGACGGGATAGACGATGGCGTCTTTAATGAGGCTTGCCTCGCGCCTATTTTCATACGGCACGAATACTTCATAAAGATCGTTCTTCGCAGCCATTTCAATAATGGGAAGAATGCCTGCAACGGGGCGCAGGGCGCCGTCGAGCGCCAACTCACCGATAAAAAGTTTTTCAAGGGGATCAAAAACAATTTGCCGGGTTGCGTGCAAAAACCCCATCGCAATAGGAAGGTCATACGCGGGACCCTCTTTTTTGATGTCCGCGGGCGCGAGGTTCACGATAACACGGTGCGCCTGGCGGTGCGGCGGATCGAAGCCGGAGTTTCGAAGCGCCGTCCCCACGCGTTCGCGCGCTTCTTCCACGGCTTTGTCGGGAAGGCCAACGATATGGAAGAGGTGAAGTCCAGGCGAAGTGTCCACCTCAACTTGAATGGGGATGGCATCAAGTCCCCAGGTTGCGCCGCTTGATATTTTTGAAGGCATGAATTCGTTTAACGCGGATAATCAATGTATGTGCGTGACAGCAAAGTGTAACAATTGGTGAAAGGTTGTGTCAACTACGTGTTCTCATTGCTCTTTCTTGAAGATTTGCTATCTTTACGGAGTAATAACAGTTCATTACCAATGGAGGATACAGACATGAAACGCGTTGTCGTAGAAAGTCCCTATGCGGGAGATGTTGAGCTTAATGTGGCTTATGCCCGAGCGTGTATGCGAGACAGCCTTCTGCGGAGGAGAGAGGCTCCTCTCGCAAGCCATCTGTTATATACCCAGTCCGGCGTGCTGGACGACACTATTCCGGAAGAACGCGCGCTCGGCATTGAGGCCGGACTTACGTGGGGAAATCTTGCAGAGGCGTCCGTGGTCTACACGGACCTTGGAATTTCAGGCGGCATGCAACAGGGTATCGAGCGGGCAGAGAAAGAAAAACGTCCCGTTGAGCGTCGAAGACTTTTCCAGGATGGCGAGGATATTGCCGGTCTTTTGAAATCCGGCACAAAGACGGAAACAAAAACGCCAGGTTCTTCAAAGCGTATTTTGGTGCTCACCGGGCCTACCGGAGCGGGCAAGACGGAACTTGCTACGCGTCTGAAAGAATCGGTGCCGAATGCCCGGTGGCTCGTGAGCACGACCACGCGCTCTCCCCGGGCGACCGACCGGGAATATGAGTATGTGACCGAGGAAGAATTTGACGCTTTATTTGCACAAGGAGCTTTCTTGTGGACCGAGGGGCAACGCGGCAAGCGATATGGTACCAAAAGGCTCTATGTGGAGCAGGCGATATCATCTCCACAGGCTTTCATGCTTGCGATTCTTACTCCCAAAACGGCGAAAATACTCAAGACGTTGTATCCAGAGAATACGATGGCGTTCTACCTTCTGGTGCCGGAGGACATACGCCGGGCGCGTCTTCAAAAACGCGGCGATAGCGCCGAGAACATTGCCAAGGGCATCAAAGACTCTTGTCAGTGGGATACTGAAATCTCTTCACAAACCGACAAGGGTGTTCCGGTCTTTGATGACGTTATTAGGAACGACCGGGACGGAGACCTTTCGCTTCCGTTCTCCTATCTTTACGGAGCGGTCATGGTGCGGAGCGGCAAGGTTCCTGCAATTGCAATTTAAAACAAAACTTGCTCCGTGCACGGAGCAAGTTTTTCTTTTACAAAGTTTTTATACTACTCATTCCTCGGCTTCCTTTGCATGCTCCAGACAATATTCCGCTTCGGGAACTGCGCGAAGTCTCTCGGGCGCGATGTCCTGCCCGCATTTCTCGCATACGCCGTATACACCCTTCTCCATCTTATTGAGCGCGTGTTCAATGCGCGCAAGCATCGGCTCAAGTGCTTCTTCCGTTGAGGCATTGATAATATATTGCTCGGCTTCATCCTGCCCCGCTTCTTCATCCTCGCCCATTTCAACGAATGTGGGCGCGTAGGACTTTCCCTCTTTTTTTGCAACCGTCCCAATGACCGCACGCAAACGAGCCTGTTCCCGTTTAAGTTTTTGTTGAAGTTCTTGAATGAGTACCGCATCCATATAGAAACAGTATACTACAATTCCTTTTACTTACAAGGGATTGTAGACAGGCGTCAAGCGATAGTGATATACTGCACCTTGCGTTATGATAGAAAAATATACTACAGCGATAAAAAAGCTTTCTGGGCCGGGGATGCATGAGATAACGGTGGAAGTTGCCCCTCCGGATGTTGAGACGTGTTTTCAGAAAGCTCTGCGCCGTCTCGCCCAGACATTGGAGATCGAGGGGTTTCGTAAGGGCAAGATACCTCCTGCTATGGCCGAGAAATATATCCGCACCGATGCTCTATTTAACGAAGCAGCGCATATTGCTATAGAGAACACATATCCGGATGTGGTGAAGCACCACCAGATTGAAGCAATCGGCAAACCCGAAATTGAGGTGGTAAAGATCGCCCGGGGAGATTCCTTGCAATACAAAGTGCGCGTTGCGGCACTTGGCGACGTTAAACTGCCCGACTGGAAAAAGACACGCATGCATCGCAAAGAGATTGCTATGACCGAACCGGAGCTTGAAAAAGCACTGGAATATTTGCAAAAATCACGGGTTCGCTATGTTGCCAGCACTCATCCTGCCCGAAAAGGAGATTTTGCGGAGATTGATTTTACCATACGACTCGGGGGTGTTATTATAGAAGGTGGAAGCGCCCAAAAACATCCTTTTGTGCTTGGAGAGGGGAGATTTATTCCGGGATTTGAGGAGCAGATAGAGGGGATGAATGTGAGTGAAGAAAAGACGTTCTTGCTGACATTCCCCGACAGCTATCACGAGAAAGCATACGCGGGACGCGAAGTGGCCTGTACGGTGAAGCTTATAAGCCTTCTTGACCGCATTATTCCCCAGAGAGACGATGCTTTTGCCCAGAGCCTCGGAGATTTTAAAACTTTTGAAGAACTTAAAAAAAGCGTTGAAGGCGGTATTCGGAGAGAGAAAGAGGAGCATGAAACATCCCGCGTTCGCCTAGAGGCAATAAGCGAGATAGCGCGTAACGCGAAAATGGAAATTCCCGATGTACTGATAGAGCGTGAAATTGAAAAGATGTTCCAGGATCTTGAAGAACGGGTCGGAGGAATGAGCCTTTCTTTCGAAGCGTATCTCGATCATCTCAAAAAATCACGCAAGGAGCTCGAAGCTGACTGGCGGCCGGAGGCCCAAAAGCGCGTACGCATTGCGTTGGCGCTCCGCGCCATCGCAAAAAGCGAGCGCCTTGTCATCCCTGCAGAAAAAGTGGAAGAACGCGTACAGGAAATCATGAAAAATCGCTCATCGGAGAAAGAGGCGAAAAAGCGGTATGACAAAGAGGTGTTGCGGGAGTATGCCGAAAGCGTGTTGATGAACGAAGAAGTGTTCAATCTTTTGGAGAAAGAATGCATTATAGAAACTAATGTCTAATATCTAATGCCTAATTTTCAATAAAATCTTCGACTGTTCTACTCACCCTTTCTTTTATTGGATATTAGAAATTAGAAATTGGAGATTCTTTGTATGGAACTCATCCCCATGGTCATCGAAAAAAGCCCCACCGGAGAGCGGGCGTATGATATTTATTCTCGATTGCTTAAGGACCGCATCATTTTTCTTGGCAGTCCCGTGCATGACGTGGTGGCAAACAGCATCATCGCGCAATTGCTCTTTTTGGACAACCAAGACGGTAAAAAAGATATCAAACTTTACATCAACAGTCCCGGAGGCTCGGTAACTTCGGCGCTTGCCATCTACGACACCATGCAGTACGTGAAAGCGCCCGTTTCAACCATCTGCATTGGGCTGGCAGCTTCTGCTGCGGCCATATTGCTTGCCGCAGGAGCCGACGGGAAGCGATACGCGTTGCCGAATGCCGAAGTGCTTATTCATCAAGTTATGGGGGGCGCAGAAGGACAGGCAACGGAAATCGAAATTTCTGCCCGGCATATTTTGAAGGTGAGAGAGCGGCTGAATGCCATCCTGGCTATGCACACGGGCCAAAAAATAGAGAAGATCAATCAGGATACCGATCGTGACTTCTTCATGACCGCCCAGGAAGCGAAGGTTTATGGTATTGTGGATAAAGTTTTGTCCAAAATTTCATAAAATTTTCTGAACAGAACGGCATTCCACCCCCGCTTGTTCGGCAAGACGTGGCGCGAGGATGGGATTGTCGAACAGCAGAAGAAGGAATCATTCGCTTTGTATCAAAAAACCGCCGGTTAAAACCGGCGGTTTTTCTTAGATCAAAGCAGTCCCATTAGGCTTCTCCCGGTGATTTCGGGAGGCTTTTTCACGCCGAGAAGTTCCAGGATCGTAGGCGCAATGTCCGCGAGCACTCCCATCGGCTGGCCGAATCGGCGTTCAAGTTCTTTTTCCTCTCTTAGGGCCCGGAAGCGGTTTCGGCTCGTTATAAAATAGAGGGGGACAAGATTTTCGCTGTGTCCTGTTTTTACGTTCCCTGTTCTGGTGTTAAAAAGTTCCTCGGCGCTTCCATGGTCGCTCGTGATGATAAGCGCGCCGCGCCGGTGCGCGATAGATTTATAAATACGTTCCACGGCGCGGTCAACGGCCTCTGCCGCCCTCATCGTCGTCTGGTAGTTTCCGGTGTGCGCGGCCGCGTCTGCATTTGCCAGATTTGCGATGATGCATTCGTATCCCGTACGCTCCACTGCCCGTACGATCTCTTGGCTGATATCGTCTGCGCGCATTTCCGGATGTAGCGCAAGATTTTCCGCAGGGTCTGACGGAAGGACAGAGCGGCTTTCAAAAGCGAACGGCTCCTCTCTCCCACCGCTGAAAAAGTATGTAAGATGGGCAATCTTTTGGGATTCGGCAATCTTCAATTGTTTTATGCCGTGTCTTGAGATAACTTCGGAAAGAGGATTTAAGATGTCCGGTTCCGAGAAAGCAACACCGACCGGAAGATTTTTTTCATATTGCGTAAAAGTTGCAATGTACAGGTTTTGCAGGAAAGGACGCGAGAAACCGTCGAAATCAGGCAGGGCAAACGCGGAGACCAGCTCCCGCATGCCGTCTTTGCGAAAGTTAAAAAAGATAACGGCATCGTTGGGCCGGATGTATCCTTCCCCGTTCGCTCCGCCAAGGATGCTTGCGGCGGGCGTGATAAATTCATCCGTGACGCCCCTCACGTATTCTCCGCTCACGTGCTCCAGAAGGTCTCCGACTTTCATGCCCGCCTCTCCCGTAAGGGTTTTGTAGGCAGACTCTACTCTATCCCATGCTCCCGAGTGATCCATCGCATAGTATCGTCCCATGATCGTTGCGTATTGCACCGGGTAGGAATTTTCCGAAATACGGTAACGGACGCTTTCAAGTATGCTAAGCGCTTGTCCCGGCGGGCTATCCTTGCCGTCGGTGAAGACATGCAGCAAGGTTGGCGTTTTGGTTCTTTGTGCAAGTTCAAAAAGCGCGTAGAGATGTTCGAGATAACTGTGGACGGCCGCTCCGGAGACAAGCCCCACAATATGGAGCCGAGAATGATATTTTTTGGTATGCGCTATAGCGCCAACCAGGACCGGGTTTTCAAAAAAAATCCCATTACGGATCTCTTGCAAAATACGAGGCAAATGATGGTATACGATCCTGCCGGTACCAATTGCAGTGTGCCCGGCTTCAGAATTACCCGGCTCCCCCCACAGCAAGCCTACGGAAAAACCGGAAGCCCGCAGGGCCAGCGAGGGATGAAACGCGGCAATGTAGTCTAGTGCCGGAGTATACGCCTCCCTGATCGCGTTACCCCGAAGATTGCGCGTTATTCCCCACCCGTCCAAAACCAACAGCACAACGGGACTGATAATCATGATCTCAGTATACCCTTCGTGGTCTATCGCGACAACGTATTTTTTTTTAAACTTGAATTTTGTCTTATCCGAGACTACACTAAAGGACACATGCGCCGCAACAGATTTATCGGAAGGAGATCGTCTCGCGCCCTACGCTTCTTTAGGTTTTTAACGTTCTTTGGTTTGGGGCTCTTTGTTTTCGGGATGCTTTTTCTCGGCGGTTTTTTCATTTATGCCGCGAAGGATCTTCCGAGCCCAGGAAAATTCGCCGAGCGGCAGGTAGCCGAATCCACGAAAATATTCGATCGTACCGGCACGGTGCTTTTGTATGATATTCACGGTGAGGAAAAACGCACGGTGATAGCCTCGCAGGATATCCCCGACACGGTGAAAAAAGCAACTGTGGCCGTGGAGGATGACAATTTTTACCACCATATCGGCATAGAGCCAAAGGCCATGTTGCGCGCAGCTTGGGCGAATGTGCGCCGGTACAGCATTCGCCAGGGAGGGAGCACCATCACCCAACAGCTTATCGGCAACACGCTTACCAATCGCCGTGAGCGAACCATCTTCCGTAAGGTCAAAGACATAATTCTTGCGATCGAGCTCGAACGCAAATATTCCAAAGACGAGATTCTTACGTTTTACCTGAATCAAATTCCTTACGGCGCGAACGCTTATGGAATTGAAGCGGCTGCGCAAACCTATTTTGGCACCTCGGCTCGTACCATGTCGCTTGCGCAAACCGCATCACTTGTAGCGCTTCCCAAAGCCCCTACGCGCTACTCGCCGTACGGCTCTCACCTCGACGAATTGCTGCAGAGGAAAGATTTTGTGCTAAAGCGCATGCAAACATTGGGATATATCACAAAAGAACAGGAAGAAGCCGCAAAGAACGAGGAACTTGTTTTTGCTCCCAATCGCCAGAATATTCTCGCTCCCCATTTCGTATTCCATGTTCGAGAAATTCTGGAGAGTTTATACGGAGACAGGTATCTTGAAGAAGGGGGGCTTCACATCGTCACGTCGCTCGATTGGGACCTCCAGCAAAAAGCCGAGGAATTGGTGAAAAAACATGCGCTCAAAAATGAAAAACAATATAAAGCTGAAAACGCGGCCTTGGTTGCCATTGACCCGGGAACGGGAGACGTGCTTGCCATGGTCGGTTCTCGCGATTACTTCGATCCGGAGATCGACGGCAATGTGAATGTCGCAACGCGCCTTCGGCAACCGGGCTCCTCTTTCAAACCGTTTGCCTACGCCACGGCTTTCGCTAAAGGCTTTACTCCAAACACCGTACTTTTTGACCTTGAGACGAACTTCGGTTCGGATGGAGCGAAGGAGTACGTTCCGAGGAATTATGACAACAAGTTCCGAGGACCGGTCACGATGCGGCAGGCTCTTGCGCAGTCTCTCAACATACCGTCGGTGAAAACGTTATATCTTGCCGGAGTGGAACAAACTATTCAGATGGCAGAATCGATGGGCATCACGACCTTATCCGATCGTGGGCGTTTTGGACTCTCATTGGTGCTTGGAGGAGGAGAGTTGACGCTCCTGCAAGAGACCGGGGCCTATGCGACATTTGCCGCCGATGGTATTTTTCATGAGATTCGCCCCATTCTTTCCATAGTAGATATATCGGGAGACATTCTTCGCGCATATACGTCCGAAGAAAGGCGCGTAATAACAGAACAATCCTCTCGCCAGGTTACGGATATTCTTTCCGATAATGAAGCGCGAGCTCCCGTTTTTGGAGCAGAGAGCGCTTTGTATCTTGGTCCTGATATTAAGGCTGCGGCAAAGACAGGAACCACGCAAGACAACAGGGATGCGTGGGTACTGGGCTATACTACGGGTCTTGCGGCCGGTGTTTGGGTGGGCAACAATGATAATAGCAGCATGAGTGAAAAGGGCGCCGGAATTTCCGCCGCAGGGCCTCTATGGAACGAATTTATGAAATTTGCCGCGCGTACGTATGCCGCTGAGGATTTTCCCGCTCCCGACACTGCGCCCGCCGGAAAGGCGGTGCTTGACGGAAAACTTGGCGGCGAGGCCATTGTCCCCATTGATAAGCTAAGCGGAAAGCGCGCAACCGAATTTACCCCAAAGCACTTAATCGAACAGCGCGCCTATCCCCAAGTGCACACTATTCTCGCGTTTGTCGATAAAAATGATCCGCGAGGGCCGATTCCGCAAAACCCAGAAGAAGATTCTCAATATTGGAATTGGGAGCATACGATCGAGCAGTGGGTACTCACTGAAAATGCGCAAGGCGGCCACTATAACGAACTGCCGCCGGAATCATACGACGATATCCACACGGAAAGTTCTATTCCGCGTGTCATGCTCCGTGCACCGTACGCGGGAGAAATTATCCGGTCAAGAGCCGTACATATTGCAGCCGATGTGGCATCTTTTCGGCCCGTTACGCGCGTGGAGTTCTATTTTGATTCGCTCTTTATTTCAAGCGACTTCACGTCGCCTTACACCTATACCTATATACTTCCCCAGCGTATTACAGGCGCTCTGCACACATTCAG is a genomic window of bacterium containing:
- a CDS encoding YifB family Mg chelatase-like AAA ATPase, with translation MPSKISSGATWGLDAIPIQVEVDTSPGLHLFHIVGLPDKAVEEARERVGTALRNSGFDPPHRQAHRVIVNLAPADIKKEGPAYDLPIAMGFLHATRQIVFDPLEKLFIGELALDGALRPVAGILPIIEMAAKNDLYEVFVPYENRREASLIKDAIVYPVRTLGELVNHLLGKVVLERYEADKDRIEQENMPGERQILDMAYIQGQEHAKRALEIAASGGHNVLFQGPPGSGKTLLAQAMVGIMPRMSQEEILEVTKIFSIAGLLDARTSVVSDRPFRSPHHTASGISLVGGGTYPRPGEITLAHRGILFLDEFPEFGRSVLENLRQPLEEGRVTISRAQGAISFPARFTLVAAMNPCPCGNASDPEKECACPATSILKYQRKISGPLLDRIDLHVEVPRLKYEKLASEKVAEESSAIRARVESARAMQKERFKDKSILTNAEMGVKDLKEFCKVDEKGEALLKDAVTRMKLSARSYHHILKVARTIADLAQSPTIRVEHIAEAIQYRKRSEI
- a CDS encoding TraR/DksA C4-type zinc finger protein, with the translated sequence MDAVLIQELQQKLKREQARLRAVIGTVAKKEGKSYAPTFVEMGEDEEAGQDEAEQYIINASTEEALEPMLARIEHALNKMEKGVYGVCEKCGQDIAPERLRAVPEAEYCLEHAKEAEE
- the tig gene encoding trigger factor gives rise to the protein MIEKYTTAIKKLSGPGMHEITVEVAPPDVETCFQKALRRLAQTLEIEGFRKGKIPPAMAEKYIRTDALFNEAAHIAIENTYPDVVKHHQIEAIGKPEIEVVKIARGDSLQYKVRVAALGDVKLPDWKKTRMHRKEIAMTEPELEKALEYLQKSRVRYVASTHPARKGDFAEIDFTIRLGGVIIEGGSAQKHPFVLGEGRFIPGFEEQIEGMNVSEEKTFLLTFPDSYHEKAYAGREVACTVKLISLLDRIIPQRDDAFAQSLGDFKTFEELKKSVEGGIRREKEEHETSRVRLEAISEIARNAKMEIPDVLIEREIEKMFQDLEERVGGMSLSFEAYLDHLKKSRKELEADWRPEAQKRVRIALALRAIAKSERLVIPAEKVEERVQEIMKNRSSEKEAKKRYDKEVLREYAESVLMNEEVFNLLEKECIIETNV
- a CDS encoding ATP-dependent Clp protease proteolytic subunit — its product is MELIPMVIEKSPTGERAYDIYSRLLKDRIIFLGSPVHDVVANSIIAQLLFLDNQDGKKDIKLYINSPGGSVTSALAIYDTMQYVKAPVSTICIGLAASAAAILLAAGADGKRYALPNAEVLIHQVMGGAEGQATEIEISARHILKVRERLNAILAMHTGQKIEKINQDTDRDFFMTAQEAKVYGIVDKVLSKIS
- the gpmI gene encoding 2,3-bisphosphoglycerate-independent phosphoglycerate mutase; the encoded protein is MSFSVVSDKTKFKFKKKYVVAIDHEGYTEIMIISPVVLLVLDGWGITRNLRGNAIREAYTPALDYIAAFHPSLALRASGFSVGLLWGEPGNSEAGHTAIGTGRIVYHHLPRILQEIRNGIFFENPVLVGAIAHTKKYHSRLHIVGLVSGAAVHSYLEHLYALFELAQRTKTPTLLHVFTDGKDSPPGQALSILESVRYRISENSYPVQYATIMGRYYAMDHSGAWDRVESAYKTLTGEAGMKVGDLLEHVSGEYVRGVTDEFITPAASILGGANGEGYIRPNDAVIFFNFRKDGMRELVSAFALPDFDGFSRPFLQNLYIATFTQYEKNLPVGVAFSEPDILNPLSEVISRHGIKQLKIAESQKIAHLTYFFSGGREEPFAFESRSVLPSDPAENLALHPEMRADDISQEIVRAVERTGYECIIANLANADAAAHTGNYQTTMRAAEAVDRAVERIYKSIAHRRGALIITSDHGSAEELFNTRTGNVKTGHSENLVPLYFITSRNRFRALREEKELERRFGQPMGVLADIAPTILELLGVKKPPEITGRSLMGLL
- a CDS encoding PBP1A family penicillin-binding protein, whose amino-acid sequence is MLFLGGFFIYAAKDLPSPGKFAERQVAESTKIFDRTGTVLLYDIHGEEKRTVIASQDIPDTVKKATVAVEDDNFYHHIGIEPKAMLRAAWANVRRYSIRQGGSTITQQLIGNTLTNRRERTIFRKVKDIILAIELERKYSKDEILTFYLNQIPYGANAYGIEAAAQTYFGTSARTMSLAQTASLVALPKAPTRYSPYGSHLDELLQRKDFVLKRMQTLGYITKEQEEAAKNEELVFAPNRQNILAPHFVFHVREILESLYGDRYLEEGGLHIVTSLDWDLQQKAEELVKKHALKNEKQYKAENAALVAIDPGTGDVLAMVGSRDYFDPEIDGNVNVATRLRQPGSSFKPFAYATAFAKGFTPNTVLFDLETNFGSDGAKEYVPRNYDNKFRGPVTMRQALAQSLNIPSVKTLYLAGVEQTIQMAESMGITTLSDRGRFGLSLVLGGGELTLLQETGAYATFAADGIFHEIRPILSIVDISGDILRAYTSEERRVITEQSSRQVTDILSDNEARAPVFGAESALYLGPDIKAAAKTGTTQDNRDAWVLGYTTGLAAGVWVGNNDNSSMSEKGAGISAAGPLWNEFMKFAARTYAAEDFPAPDTAPAGKAVLDGKLGGEAIVPIDKLSGKRATEFTPKHLIEQRAYPQVHTILAFVDKNDPRGPIPQNPEEDSQYWNWEHTIEQWVLTENAQGGHYNELPPESYDDIHTESSIPRVMLRAPYAGEIIRSRAVHIAADVASFRPVTRVEFYFDSLFISSDFTSPYTYTYILPQRITGALHTFSVRVYDDVENMAKDTREVTIDPSSGVTIENPEPSDISAETPLPSVFQELSPDI